A single region of the Jaculus jaculus isolate mJacJac1 chromosome 15, mJacJac1.mat.Y.cur, whole genome shotgun sequence genome encodes:
- the Mc4r gene encoding melanocortin receptor 4, with product MNSTPHHGTHTSLHLWNHSSFALHSNSSDALGKGSSDAGCYEQLFVSPEVFVTLGVISLLENILVIVAIAKNKNLHSPMYFFICSLAVADMLVSVSNGSETIVLTLLNSTDPGAQSFTVNIDNVIDSVICSSLLASICSLLSIAVDRYFTIFYALQYHSIMTVKRVGIVISCIWAACAVSGVLFIIHSDSSVVIICLITMFLTMLVLMASLYVHMFLMARLHIKRIAVLPGTGTIRQGANMKGAITLTILIGVFVVCWAPFFLHLIFYISCPHNPYCVCFMSHFNLYLILIMCNAIIDPLIYALRSQELRKTFKEIICCYPLGGLCDLSSRY from the coding sequence ATGAACTCCACCCCCCACCACGGGACGCACACTTCCCTCCACCTCTGGAATCACAGCAGCTTCGCGCTTCACAGCAACTCCAGTGACGCCCTGGGGAAAGGTTCCTCTGACGCGGGGTGCTATGAACAACTCTTCGTCTCCCCTGAGGTGTTTGTGACTCTGGGCGTCATCAGCTTGTTGGAGAATATCCTCGTGATCGTGGCCATCGCCAAGAACAAGAACCTGCACTCGCCCATGTATTTCTTCATCTGCAGCCTGGCCGTGGCCGACATGCTGGTGAGCGTCTCCAACGGCTCAGAGACCATCGTCCTCACGCTGTTGAACAGCACCGACCCGGGCGCGCAGAGCTTCACCGTGAACATTGACAACGTCATTGACTCTGTGATCTGCAGCTCTCTCCTCGCCTCCATCTGCAGCCTGCTCTCCATTGCCGTAGACAGGTATTTCACTATCTTTTACGCCCTCCAGTACCATAGCATCATGACCGTGAAGAGGGTTGGCATCGTGATAAGTTGCATCTGGGCGGCTTGCGCCGTTTCGGGCGTCTTGTTCATCATTCACTCGGACAGTAGTGTTGTGATCATCTGCCTCATCACCATGTTCCTCACCATGCTTGTCCTCATGGCCTCTCTCTATGTCCACATGTTCCTGATGGCCAGGCTTCACATTAAGAGGATTGCTGTCCTCCCGGGCACGGGTACCATCCGCCAAGGTGCCAACATGAAGGGGGCAATCACCTTGACTATCCTGATTGGGGTCTTCGTTGTCTGTTGGGCCCCCTTTTTCCTgcacttaatcttctacatctcctGTCCCCACAACCCGTACTGTGTGTGCTTCATGTCTCACTTTAACTTGTACCTCATACTGATCATGTGCAATGCCATCATTGACCCTCTCATTTACGCACTCCGGAGTCAAGAGCTGAGGAAAACCTTCAAAGAGATCATCTGTTGCTATCCCCTGGGAGGCCTCTGTGACTTGTCTAGCAGATATTAA